A genome region from Macrotis lagotis isolate mMagLag1 chromosome 4, bilby.v1.9.chrom.fasta, whole genome shotgun sequence includes the following:
- the LOC141520166 gene encoding olfactory receptor 11G2-like, with product MANSISHFILLGFPSSREIQMVFFVVFSVIYILTLMGNSAIVCAVRWDRHLHTPMYILLGNFSFLEICYVTTTVPNMLVNFLSETKTITFIGCFVQFYFFFSFGCDEGFYLCIMAFDRYLAICRPLHYPTIMTTQLCTGLVAFGWSCGFIIFLLPVALISHLSYCGPNIIDHFLCDPVPLMALSCSKVQTIKIIYSSFNTIFMIGTFTFILISYALVILSVLQMPSTAGKRKAFSTCASHLAVVILFYGSVMTMYVRPGSEQPVDFQKVVTLFYSVITPLCNPLIYSLRNKDMKAALRKVLAILRTS from the coding sequence ATGGCCAATTCTATTAGTCATTTCATCCTCTTGGGCTTCCCCTCCAGCCGGGAGATACAGATGGTCTTCTTTGTGGTATTCTCAGTGATTTACATACTGACATTAATGGGAAATTCAGCTATTGTGTGTGCTGTGCGCTGGGATCGGCACCTCCACACTCCCATGTACATTCTTTTGGGGAATTTCTCCTTCTTGGAGATCTGCTACGTGACCACAACTGTTCCCAATATGTTGGTCAATTTCCTTTCTGAGACCAAGACCATCACCTTTATTGGTTGCTTTgtacaattttatttcttcttctcttttggtTGTGATGAAGGCTTCTATCTATGTATTATGGCATTTGATAGGTACCTTGCTATCTGTCGTCCACTGCATTACCCGACCATCATGACTACACAGCTCTGCACTGGCTTAGTGGCCTTTGGCTGGTCATGTggttttatcatatttttattaccaGTTGCTCTCATTTCACACTTGTCCTACTGTGGACCAAACATTATTGATCACTTCTTGTGTGATCCTGTCCCATTGATGGCTCTTTCCTGTTCTAAAGTCCAAACCATAAAGATCATTTACTCTTCTTTCAATACTATCTTTATGATTGGTACTTTTACCTTCATCCTCATCTCCTATGCCTTAGTCATTCTTTCTGTGCTGCAAATGCCCTCAACTGCTGGTAAACGTAAGGCATTCTCCACGTGTGCTTCACATCTAGCTGTAGTGATCTTATTCTATGGCTCTGTTATGACAATGTATGTGCGGCCAGGATCAGAGCAGCCAGTAGATTTCCAGAAAGTTGTAACACTGTTTTATTCAGTTATCACTCCACTCTGTAACCCCTTGATCTACAGCCTCCGAAACAAGGATATGAAGGCTGCTCTGAGGAAAGTTTTGGCGATCTTAAGGACTTCTTAA